In Arachis hypogaea cultivar Tifrunner chromosome 17, arahy.Tifrunner.gnm2.J5K5, whole genome shotgun sequence, a single window of DNA contains:
- the LOC112764636 gene encoding uncharacterized protein produces the protein MATHITFVYHHRGWLEKDADGGVKYNGGLLSIIERVHVDTCNLFLVEGLFLDLGYTRYNEVYWLEPGMDLANGLRVLRRDADVVKMCDAALRNENRVHLYFEHPVDMDPEYVEMPCLEDQENHDQEPQQNEEEEGSEHTEVEGGPLFNEANEQEDPPQHKEQQQQEDELTLNKRGYDEPLPEEAGTENLSNQGQAGTTENEALNEGDNQQTHVEDHERPSNPEEVNGRGRKRRKKHARPPPFGRDQPAPENNSEGHADEGASCGVQGRRIHRRPRPSGQRILPPREENQAPRVVVPNPNDIDEEPTEYQYHSEELHTPPGSDSEDENLVFPQYNPDTKFGKIRLELGMEFGTMQQFKDAVRKYSIQMGREAFFLKVEPHRCRVICYNETCPWEVYCARRNQPPSYQIKTLVDEHTCPRSNKSRSVTCKWVAEELISKIRVCPNLSHREAREMFKVEFDICVGERMMFRAMEKAKDVIEGTEKEQYLKLRTYLSELRKANPGSTCRMSTTPQQEGLPKFRSLYICLEACKRGFKEGCRPFLCLDGAFLKGYFGGQLLTAVAQDANNHLFPVAYGVVDAETKTNWKEFLEYLLDDIGDHRQFDWHFMSDKQKGLIPALQEVMPGVKHRFCTMHMWRNFNKRWKDLELKQLLFQCARALTDQEFNEGMDAIKRINTSAWEYLSKYEQETWSRSRFSTWPKVDNITNNNAESLNATMVGLRGKSIITMLEEIRYYLMKTMATHKDALMAYTGKLAPIQTSRLEKEKKEGNYWEAQWVGYDEHNVFEVRRHGRTVWVNTHERSCTCRKWQLTGLPCCHGIAAIQRKNQRPEDYVHHWLTMEAYNRTYQFHINTVPSQEYWADAEGLPCLPPPYKRPIGRPTKKRARHESERQSGSQYKIKRSYGKTSCKYCKKVGHNSRTCPDKKTPAAAEEGEDVQQAPAADQPARGGIVPPRSLKDMSDSEQEMFWEETMDAVEEELTQGHPQSEADEEGYINTSGTTSHGEGRRSAISNPARRATRSKTPSNAAAAAAASTSKERSRVKMPIRRHPLAQPIMRPTSPAPTAQPNVRPIAPGPSATPRPNPPFRPHR, from the exons ATGGCTACGCATATCACATTTGTTTATCACCATCGGGGTTGGTTAGAGAAGGATGCAGATGGTGGGGTGAAGTATAATGGTGGTTTACTGAGTATCATCGAGAGGGTGCATGTTGATACTTGTAATCTATTCCTTGTTGAAGGCTTGTTTCTAGATTTAGGTTATACTAGGTATAATGAAGTTTATTGGTTGGAGCCAGGGATGGATTTAGCTAACGGGTTACGGGTGCTCAGAAGGGATGCCGATGTGGTTAAGATGTGTGATGCTGCACTGAGGAATGAAAACAGGGTTCACTTGTATTTTGAGCATCCAGTTGATATGGATCCAGAGTATGTTGAGATGCCTTGCTTAGAAGACCAGGAAAATCATGACCAGGAACCGCAAcaaaatgaagaggaggaaggatCTGAACATACAGAAGTAGAGGGAGGACCTTTATTTAATGAAGCAAATGAACAAGAGGATCCCCCACAGCACAAGGAGCAACAACAACAAGAGGATGAACTAACATTGAACAAAAGGGGGTATGATGAACCATTGCCAGAGGAGGCTGGTACTGAAAACCTTTCTAATCAAGGTCAGGCTGGAACAACTGAAAATGAGGCCCTCAATGAAGGAGACAATCAGCAGACCCATGTTGAAGACCATGAGAGGCCATCGAATCCTGAAGAAGTTAATGGCAGGGGAAGAAAACGCAGGAAGAAACATGCGAGGCCCCCACCATTTGGTAGAGATCAACCTGCACCAGAAAACAATAGTGAAGGACATGCTG ATGAGGGTGCGTCTTGTGGGGTTCAAGGTCGGAGGATTCATCGAAGACCCCGTCCATCCGGCCAGAGGATTCTGCCACCTAGGGAAGAGAATCAGGCCCCAAGGGTGGTTGTGCCTAACCCAAATGACATTGATGAAGAGCCTACTGAATATCAGTATCACTCTGAAGAGCTACACACCCCACCAGGTTCTGATTCTGAAGATGAAAATCTAGTATTCCCTCAGTATAATCCTGATACAAAGTTTGGCAAAATTAGACTGGAGTTAGGGATGGAGTTTGGCACGATGCAGCAGTTTAAGGATGCAGTTAGGAAGTATAGTATTCAGATGGGCAGAGAGGCATTTTTCCTCAAGGTTGAACCACATAGGTGCAGGGTCATCTGTTACAACGAAACTTGTCCTTGGGAAGTTTACTGTGCAAGGAGAAACCAGCCCCCTAGTTACCAAATCAAAACACTGGTTGATGAGCATACATGTCCTAGGAGTAATAAAAGCAGGTCAGTCACTTGTAAATGGGTGGCCGAGGAGTTGATTAGCAAGATTAGGGTTTGTCCTAACTTGTCCCATAGAGAGGCTCGAGAAATGTTCAAAGTTGAGTTTGATATTTGTGTCGGAGAGAGGATGATGTTTAGGGCAATGGAGAAGGCTAAGGATGTCATCGAGGGCACAGAGAAGGAACAATATTTGAAGTTAAGGACTTACTTGTCTGAGCTGCGTAAGGCCAATCCAGGATCCACTTGCCGTATGAGCACAACACCACAACAAGAGGGGCTGCCTAAGTTTAGAAGTCTATACATCTGTCTAGAAGCATGTAAAAGGGGATTCAAGGAAGGATGTAGGCCTTTCCTATGCCTTGATGGAGCATTTTTAAAGGGTTATTTTGGGGGGCAGCTGCTGACAGCCGTTGCTCAGGACGCCAACAATCATCTATTCCCAGTTGCATATGGAGTAGTTGATGCAGAAACAAAGACCAATTGGAAAGAATTCCTAGAGTATTTGTTGGATGATATCGGGGATCATAGGCAATTCGATTGGCACTTCATGTCTGACAAACAGAAG GGGCTAATACCTGCTCTACAAGAAGTTATGCCAGGGGTTAAACACAGGTTCTGTACTATGCATATGTGGAGGAATTTTAACAAGCGTTGGAAAGACCTAGAACTGAAACAGTTGCTATTTCAATGTGCAAGGGCACTGACTGATCAGGAGTTTAATGAAGGTATGGATGCCATAAAGAGAATTAATACTTCTGCTTGGGAATATCTGTCTAAGTATGAGCAAGAAACTTGGTCAAGATCAAGATTCTCCACTTGGCCCAAAGTGGATAACATAACGAACAACAATGCGGAGTCTCTTAATGCAACCATGGTGGGGCTAAGAGGCAAGAGCATCATAACCATGCTAGAGGAGATTAGATATTACCTCATGAAGACTATGGCTACCCACAAAGATGCACTCATGGCCTACACGGGTAAACTGGCGCCTATCCAGACGAGCAGACTagagaaggaaaagaaggaaggaaACTACTGGGAAGCTCAATGGGTGGGATATGATGAGCATAATGTCTTTGAAGTTAGAAGGCATGGTCGAACAGTTTGGGTCAACACTCATGAAAGGAGTTGCACTTGTAGAAAGTGGCAACTTACAGGTCTGCCTTGCTGTCATGGAATTGCtgcaattcaaagaaaaaatcaaCGACCAGAAGATTATGTCCACCATTGGCTGACTATGGAAGCATACAATAGAACATACCAATTTCACATCAACACTGTCCCTAGTCAAGAATATTGGGCTGATGCAGAAGGGCTGCCGTGTCTCCCTCCACCTTATAAGAGGCCAATAGGAAGACCTACAAAGAAGAGAGCAAGGCATGAATCAGAGAGACAGAGTGGGAGCCAGTACAAAATCAAGAGGAGCTATGGAAAGACAAGTTGTAAATATTGCAAAAAG GTGGGACATAATTCGAGGACTTGTCCTGATAAGAAGACTCCTGCTGCAGCTGAGGAAGGTGAAGATGTACAACAAGCACCTGCAGCAGATCAACCGGCAAGAGGAGGGATTGTGCCACCCAGGAGCTTAAAAGACATGTCAGACTCAGAGCAGGAGATGTTCTGGGAAGAAACCATGGATGCAGTTGAAGAGGAGCTCACCCAAGGCCACCCACAGTCTGAAGCTGATGAAGAG GGTTACATCAACACATCAGGTACAACAAGTCATGGTGAAGGAAGGAGATCTGCTATATCCAACCCTGCAAGGAGAGCAACAAGATCTAAAACTCCCTCCAATGCTGCTGCGGCTGCTGCTGCATCTACTAGCAAGGAAAGATCCAGGGTCAAGATGCCTATTAGGAGACACCCCTTAGCCCAACCGATTATGAGGCCCACATCTCCAGCTCCAACAGCCCAACCCAATGTGAGGCCCATAGCTCCAGGCCCATCTGCCACTCCAAGGCCCAACCCACCATTTAGGCCCCACAGATAA